In Cydia splendana chromosome 3, ilCydSple1.2, whole genome shotgun sequence, one DNA window encodes the following:
- the LOC134806845 gene encoding uncharacterized protein LOC134806845 isoform X2, with translation MIIKPSKYETTEAIQANKKHWGNVFDKLDTPAQEEEQLQNRDVESAYLAEILPEKLYRKVCSTLDLPRKKNIHKEEIEGPIEEKRHSRIVKEPVLYLRKTIRIDRAIDSDTEVEVSPRVTQDEVNVHWELLKKPEREQVTWPTHYLQPEREEEKTLVRKADDLTDRIVREFCEYMTQLGGNQQSQLFKPKAIKELFQIEFDTHVARSLQVIPKELPSVEEKIAEVTGNPELSQYAVLEREVTRDIKAEHRPDILVAFNRSLPHREQTHAPHNQTKSMWRSARHVPKDLVSLKTVWEGITNLRSVKEYCRWMIDHPEYKRAPYLSSLGMFDSAVLEARLTLESLHRTASPTVAINSPNSNVSAPIEHIRRRLSQLADME, from the exons ATGATAATTAAACCATCGAAATACGAAACCACTGAGGCGATTCAAGCTAACAAAAAACATTGGGGAaatgtttttgataaattgGATACACCTGCCCAA GAAGAAGAGCAATTACAAAATCGAGACGTCGAGAGCGCCTATTTGGCTGAAATATTACCCGAGAAACTATACCGCAAAGTTTGCAGTACCTTGGACTTGCCcaggaaaaaaaatattcacaaagAAGAAATCGAGGGTCCGATAGAAG AGAAGCGTCATAGTAGGATCGTGAAGGAACCAGTTTTATATTTGAGAAAAACCATTCGTATCGATAGAGCGATTGACTCCGACACTGAAGTAGAAGTTTCTCCCAG AGTTACCCAAGATGAAGTAAATGTTCACTGGGAACTTCTAAAGAAGCCCGAACGAGAGCAAGTGACCTGGCCGACGCACTACCTGCAACCGGAGCGGGAGGAGGAAAAAACTCTCGTCCGGAAAGCCGATGACCTCACAGACCGG ATTGTGCGTGAGTTTTGTGAATATATGACACAATTGGGAGGAAACCAACAATCGCAACTGTTCAAACCGAAGGCTATAAAGGAACTTTTTCAG ATTGAATTTGACACGCACGTGGCTCGCAGTCTTCAAGTAATTCCAAAAGAGTTGCCATCTGTAGAGGAAAAAATTGCAGAAGTAACTGGGAATCCCGAG CTGTCGCAATACGCAGTATTGGAGAGGGAAGTGACGAGGGACATTAAAGCGGAGCATCGCCCTGATATTTTGGTCGCCTTCAACCGATCACTCCCGCACCGCGAGCAAACACACGCTCCTCATAATCAGACCAAAAGTATGTGGCGGTCTGCTCGCCACGTGCCTAAAGACCTCGTCTCACTAAAAACTGTTTGGGAAGGCATCACTAACCTCAG GAGCGTTAAAGAGTATTGCCGCTGGATGATTGATCATCCAGAGTATAAGCGAGCCCCTTACCTGAGCAGTCTAGGCATGTTCGACTCTGCCGTGCTAGAAGCCAGGCTGACCCTGGAATCACTCCATAGGACGGCGTCTCCGACGGTGGCAATTAACTCCCCCAATTCTAATGTATCAGCACCAATAGAACACATCCGAAGAAGGCTTTCGCAGTTGGCTGATATGGAATAA
- the LOC134806817 gene encoding organic cation transporter protein-like gives MTESVSEGATKLDFETVLNNAVGEFGKYQLISILLLAIPAACSGFMAGDYIFTAARLPHRCAVPLCDGLEPEYLPDWISNAIPETATGLDECTRYINITDSSNTTLGDVCPASMFDRNRTESCNSFVFERMNSVVFDFNLQCQEWRRALAGTFNSVGGMVALIMAGYISDNLGRRMSIIFFGFNEALTGLIRAFSVNYAMYVAFQFLQTAIGGGIFSASYILATELVGPKYRVLTSATMSSAFAAGQMIVGLVASVVTEWRHLTLVLFCPVFLTVLYHWIVHESHRWLLSKNKQEQARATLNYVAGVNGRTISLSDMEYLLTAIPRKMEANKIDTKTPLFMRVVKSRVMLRRCCTTPVWWITTTFIYYGLSINSVSLSGNMYLNYVATAAVEIPGFWTAVLVLDRVGRKVTLFTGYMSCAICCILFAFIPNNMYGLSLALYLTGKFSIAAVFTSLYLYTSELYPTRHRHSFLGYSSMMGRIGSIISPLTPPLMEYWSGIPSVLFGAMAVISAVLVLSQPETFGTKLPDTVEDAELVGSA, from the coding sequence ATGACTGAAAGTGTCAGTGAAGGTGCAACGAAACTGGATTTTGAAACTGTTTTGAATAATGCCGTAGGAGAATTTGGCAAATACCAGTTGATTAGTATCTTATTGTTAGCAATACCAGCGGCGTGTTCGGGGTTTATGGCTGGAGATTACATTTTTACTGCAGCCAGGCTTCCACATCGATGCGCCGTGCCACTATGTGACGGACTAGAACCAGAGTACCTACCGGACTGGATATCAAATGCAATACCAGAAACTGCCACAGGCTTAGATGAATGTACCCGATATATAAACATAACAGACAGTAGCAATACTACTCTGGGCGATGTGTGTCCCGCAAGCATGTTCGACAGAAATAGAACAGAGTCTTGTAACAGCTTTGTTTTCGAGAGAATGAACTCCGTTgtgtttgattttaatttacaATGTCAAGAATGGCGAAGAGCTCTGGCTGGGACGTTCAATAGCGTTGGAGGAATGGTAGCTCTAATTATGGCCGGCTACATATCGGACAATTTGGGTCGTCGAATGtcaattatattttttggatttaacGAAGCTCTGACTGGTCTGATAAGAGCATTTTCAGTTAACTATGCTATGTACGTTGCTTTTCAATTTTTGCAGACGGCTATCGGCGGCGGGATATTTAGCGCCAGTTACATTCTAGCGACAGAACTAGTTGGACCAAAGTACCGTGTTCTTACAAGCGCTACAATGTCATCTGCATTTGCTGCGGGTCAAATGATAGTGGGCCTTGTAGCTTCAGTAGTCACGGAATGGCGGCATTTAACCTTGGTGCTCTTTTGCCCCGTATTTCTTACAGTGCTTTACCACTGGATTGTTCATGAAAGTCACCGTTGGTTGCTGAGCAAAAATAAACAGGAACAAGCTAGAGCCACGCTTAATTACGTAGCTGGTGTTAATGGACGTACTATTTCACTGTCCGATATGGAATACTTGTTGACAGCGATACCAAGAAAAATGGAAGCAAACAAGATCGACACCAAAACACCATTATTTATGCGAGTCGTTAAAAGTCGTGTTATGTTACGAAGGTGTTGCACTACTCCAGTTTGGTGGATTACTACTACTTTTATTTACTATGGTTTGTCAATAAACTCAGTTAGTCTTTCAGGAAATATGTATTTGAATTATGTTGCGACCGCAGCCGTAGAAATTCCAGGCTTTTGGACAGCAGTTTTAGTATTGGACAGAGTAGGAAGAAAAGTGACTTTATTTACGGGTTACATGTCGTGCGCTATTTGTTGCATTTTATTTGCTTTTATCCCTAATAATATGTATGGTTTGTCACTAGCTTTATACCTTACTGGCAAATTTAGTATAGCTGCGGTCTTCACTTCATTGTATCTGTATACTTCTGAATTGTATCCTACGAGGCATCGACACTCATTCCTGGGGTATTCTTCAATGATGGGTCGCATAGGTTCTATTATATCTCCACTGACTCCGCCTCTGATGGAGTATTGGTCGGGAATACCGTCGGTGCTGTTCGGCGCGATGGCGGTCATCTCGGCGGTGTTGGTCCTCTCGCAACCGGAGACGTTTGGAACCAAACTACCGGACACCGTAGAAGACGCGGAGCTTGTTGGATCTGCGTAA
- the LOC134806845 gene encoding uncharacterized protein LOC134806845 isoform X1 has translation MWLSFYIRVLYIMHRYKSANKNSHESRKIMIIKPSKYETTEAIQANKKHWGNVFDKLDTPAQEEEQLQNRDVESAYLAEILPEKLYRKVCSTLDLPRKKNIHKEEIEGPIEEKRHSRIVKEPVLYLRKTIRIDRAIDSDTEVEVSPRVTQDEVNVHWELLKKPEREQVTWPTHYLQPEREEEKTLVRKADDLTDRIVREFCEYMTQLGGNQQSQLFKPKAIKELFQIEFDTHVARSLQVIPKELPSVEEKIAEVTGNPELSQYAVLEREVTRDIKAEHRPDILVAFNRSLPHREQTHAPHNQTKSMWRSARHVPKDLVSLKTVWEGITNLRSVKEYCRWMIDHPEYKRAPYLSSLGMFDSAVLEARLTLESLHRTASPTVAINSPNSNVSAPIEHIRRRLSQLADME, from the exons ATGTGGCTAAGTTTTTACATCCGTGTTTTGTACATAATGCACAGATACAAGTCAGCCAATAAGAATTCACATGAGTCTCGCAAGATAATGATAATTAAACCATCGAAATACGAAACCACTGAGGCGATTCAAGCTAACAAAAAACATTGGGGAaatgtttttgataaattgGATACACCTGCCCAA GAAGAAGAGCAATTACAAAATCGAGACGTCGAGAGCGCCTATTTGGCTGAAATATTACCCGAGAAACTATACCGCAAAGTTTGCAGTACCTTGGACTTGCCcaggaaaaaaaatattcacaaagAAGAAATCGAGGGTCCGATAGAAG AGAAGCGTCATAGTAGGATCGTGAAGGAACCAGTTTTATATTTGAGAAAAACCATTCGTATCGATAGAGCGATTGACTCCGACACTGAAGTAGAAGTTTCTCCCAG AGTTACCCAAGATGAAGTAAATGTTCACTGGGAACTTCTAAAGAAGCCCGAACGAGAGCAAGTGACCTGGCCGACGCACTACCTGCAACCGGAGCGGGAGGAGGAAAAAACTCTCGTCCGGAAAGCCGATGACCTCACAGACCGG ATTGTGCGTGAGTTTTGTGAATATATGACACAATTGGGAGGAAACCAACAATCGCAACTGTTCAAACCGAAGGCTATAAAGGAACTTTTTCAG ATTGAATTTGACACGCACGTGGCTCGCAGTCTTCAAGTAATTCCAAAAGAGTTGCCATCTGTAGAGGAAAAAATTGCAGAAGTAACTGGGAATCCCGAG CTGTCGCAATACGCAGTATTGGAGAGGGAAGTGACGAGGGACATTAAAGCGGAGCATCGCCCTGATATTTTGGTCGCCTTCAACCGATCACTCCCGCACCGCGAGCAAACACACGCTCCTCATAATCAGACCAAAAGTATGTGGCGGTCTGCTCGCCACGTGCCTAAAGACCTCGTCTCACTAAAAACTGTTTGGGAAGGCATCACTAACCTCAG GAGCGTTAAAGAGTATTGCCGCTGGATGATTGATCATCCAGAGTATAAGCGAGCCCCTTACCTGAGCAGTCTAGGCATGTTCGACTCTGCCGTGCTAGAAGCCAGGCTGACCCTGGAATCACTCCATAGGACGGCGTCTCCGACGGTGGCAATTAACTCCCCCAATTCTAATGTATCAGCACCAATAGAACACATCCGAAGAAGGCTTTCGCAGTTGGCTGATATGGAATAA